CCGTTGTCGTTGATGCCCGGACCGGCCGACACGCTGTCGAGGTGCCCGCCGACCATGACCACGTTGTTCAGGTCGCCGCCGGGCCAGTCGGCGATCAGGTTGTAGCCGGTGGCGCCGCTGCTGGTGAACGACTGCACCCTGGTGGTGAAGCCGGCCGCGTCCAACCTGGACTTGATCCAGTTCACCGAGGCCAGGTAGCCGGGACGGCCGTGCGCCCGGTTGCCGCCGTTGGCGGAGGCGATGCTCTGGAGCTGGTTGAGGTCGGCCTGGACGGCGGAGACCGGGATGTCCGGCGCGGCCAGGGTGGCGGGCGGCGCGGCGGGGGGCGGCGCGGCGGTGGCCGAGCCGAGGCCGGAGCCGAGGAGCGCGCCGGTGGTGACCAGCGCGGTGGTGATCGTTCGCAACTTCACGGTGTCTCCCGCAGGGGGTGGTGTCGCTCGGAGGACAGGGAGTGACCGGGGCGGCGGACCCGTTCGCCAACGTGCACGGTCGGGCTCGGGTCGCGCTACCGGCGTTCGGCTGGTGACGCTGTGCGGTGCCGGATTCGTCCATTTCGGTATCACCGGGGAGAATGACCCTGTCGGGTGATCGGGCAAGGGCGTGGAGGTCGAGTGGGCGATGTGACGGGCTACCTGGGCATCGCCGCCGCGGTACTCCTGCTCTCGGTGCTCGCGGTCCGCGTGTCGATCCGGCTGGGCCTGCCGTCCCTGCTGCTCTACCTCGGGATCGGGTTGCTGCTCGGTGAAGCGGTGCTGGGCATCCAGTTCGAGGACGCCGGCCTCACCCGCTCGCTGGGCACGGTCGCGCTCGTGCTGATCCTCACCGAGGGCGGTCTCACCACCCGGTGGAGCGCGGTCAGACCGGCGCTGGGCCTGGGCATCGCGCTGTCCACGGTGGCCGTCGGCGTGAGCATCGCGGTCACCGGGCTCGCGCTGCACCTCCTGCTGGACATGGACTGGCGCACCGCCCTGCTGTGGGGCGCGGTGCTGTCGTCCACCGACGCCGCCGCCGTGTTCAGCGTGCTGCGCGGGGTGGGCGTGGGCAAGCGGCTGATCGGCGCGCTGGAGCTGGAGTCCGGCATCAACGACGCGCCGGTGTACATCGCCGTCGTGCTGCTCGCCGCGCCCGACCCGATCACCTGGACCGCGCCGCTGCTGATGGGCTACGAGCTGGTCGCGGGCGCGATCGTCGGCGTCGTGCTGGGCTGGGTCGGCGGCATCGCGCTGCGCCGGGCCGCGCTGCCCGCCACCGGCCTGTACCCGCTGGCCACGGTCGCGGTGTGCCTGCTCGCCTACACCGTCGGCGACCTCGCGCACGCGTCCGGCTTCCTCGCCGTCTACATCGCCGCGCTGGTGCTCGGCAACGCCCGCCTGCCGCACCGGGCCGACACCCTGTCGTTCGCCGAGGGCCTGGGCTGGATCGCGCAGATCGGCCTGTTCGTGCTGCTCGGCCTGTACGCGTCGCCCGGGCGGCTGCTCGACGTGCTGGTGCCCGCGCTGGTCGCGGGCGCGGTGCTGGTGCTGTTCGCCCGGCCGCTGTCGGTGCTGTGCGCGTCGCTGCCGTTCCGAGTGCCCTGGCGGGAGCAGGTGTTCATCTCGTGGTCCGGGCTGCGCGGCGCGGTGCCGATCGTGTTCGCCCTGATCCCGCTGATCCAGCAGGTGCCCGGCGCGCAACGCCTGGTCGACGCGGTGTTCGTGCTGGTCGTGGTGCTGACCCTGGTGCAGGGCACGAGCCTGCCGTGGCTGGCCAAGTGGCTCGGCCTGGTCAAGTCCGGCGAGGCGCACGAGGTGCAGGTGGACTCGTCGGCGCTGGACGACCTCGGCGCGGAACTGCTCCAGGTCCGCATCCAGCCCGGCTCCAAGCTGCACGGCGTGTACCTGTCCGAGCTGCGGCTGCCACCGGGTTCGTCGGTGAGCCTGGTGGTGCGCGAGGAGAAGGGCTTCACGCCGCAGCCGACGACCCGGCTCCAGGAGCACGACCAGCTGCTGGTGGTGTGCACGGAGGCCATGCGCACGGCCACCGAGCAGCGCATCCGGGCCGTGGACCGGGCGGGTCGGTTCGCGCGCTGGAAGGGCGACGTCGGCCTGCCGTGACGCCCCCGGGGGCGCTCCCAGGATGTGAACGCCCCTCGACGGCCGGGTGCGGCCTGGGTTAGCTTCGAGGCGAAGGTCATGAGTGCCAGCGCGAAGCCCAGGCTCGCTGGCCGGCAACCCTCCTACCGCGGTGGGGTGCCCCTGGTGAGGACCTGGCCGGCGCGCAGGGCGTCCGGCAAGCGCGGGCTCCCTCCGGCGGGGTCCCGGACCCCCGGAGGCGTCATGACCATCGCAGTTCCCCGACCCGCGTTCGTCGCCCGACCGGAGAAGCCGGCGCTGCCCCGCGTCGTCGGCTCCTCGCTGCGCGTCCCGCTGGTGACCGGCGAGCGCGTCGAGTACGCCAACCTCGACCACGCGGCCAGCGCGCCGTGCCTGGAGCAGGTCCGCGACGCCGTCGACGAGGTGCTGCCCTGGTACGCCAGCGTGCACCGGGGCGCGGGCTTCGCCTCCCAGGTCAGCACCAAGGTCTACGAGCAGGCGCGCACGTCGGTCCGGCGGTTCCTCAACGCCCGCGCGACCGACGCCGTCGTGTTCGCCCGCAACACGACCGACGCGCTGAACCTGCTGGCCAGGAGCCTGCCGAAGCGCACGGCCGTGATCCTGTTCGACACCGACCACCACGCCGCGCTGCTGCCGTGGCGCGGCCCGGACGTCCGCCGCCTGCGCACCCCCGGCTCGCCCGCCCAGGCGGTGCTGGAGCTGGACCGGGCGCTGCGCGAGGCCCCGGTCGGGCCCCGGCTGGTCGTGGTGACCGGCGCGTCCAACGTGACCGGCGAGGTGTGGCCGGTGGCCGAGCTGTCCCGGGTGGCGCGCCGGCACGGCGCCCGGATCGCCCTGGACGCGGCCCAGCTCGCGCCGCACCGGCCGGTGGACGTGCGCGCGCTCGACGTCGACTACACCGTGCTGTCCGGGCACAAGGTCTACGCGCCGTTCGGGGCGGGTGTGCTGGTCGGCAGGTCCGACTGGTTGCAGGCGGCCGAGCCGTACCTGGTCGGCGGCGGCGCGACGGCCCGCGTCACCGACCACGGCGACCGGCTGGGCGTGGCCTGGTCGGCGGTGCCCGAGCGGCACGAGGCGGGCACGCCGAACGTGGTCGGCGTGCACGCCCTGGCCGTGGCGTGCGACGTGCTGGGACGGCACTGGGAGCAGACCACCGAGCACGAGCGCGTGCTGCTGGCCAGGTTGCGCGCGGGGCTGGCGACCGTGCCGGGCGCGCGCGAACTGGCGCTGTTCGGCCCCGACCAGGACCGGGTCGGCGTGGTGAGCTTCACCGTCGGCGGTCAGGACGCGGGCTACCTGGCCGCCGCCCTGTCGGCGGAACACGGCATCGGCGTGCGCGACGGCGCGTTCTGCGCTCACGTGGCCGTGCACCGGCTCGCGCACGGTGAGCGCGCGCTGCGCGCGTCCATCGGCCTGGGCACGACCGAGGAGCACGTGGACCGCTTCGTGGCCGCGCTGCGCACGCTCGTCACCGAGGGTTCGCGGTGGGAGTACGAGGTCCGGGAAGGCCGCTGGACGCCGGTGGACGACGAGCGCGCGCTCCCGCCGTTCCTGCGCTGATCGGGATGCTGGACAATGGCCCGGTGAGCACCGATCCCAACACCGAGCCGGACACGCCGGACCAGCCGGACGCACCGCTGCCGAAGCGCCGGGTCCTCCTGCTGGCCGTCATCGCGCCGCTGGTGTTGGCCCTCGACCTGGTCACCAAGATCATCGCGGTGGAGGAGCTGGAGGGGCGTGAGCCGGTCGAACTGCTCGGCGGCCTGCTCTACCTGCCGCTGATCCGCAACACCGGCGCCGCGTTCGGGCTGGCCGAGGGCTGGACGGTGATCCTCGCCCTGATCGCGTTCGGCGTGGTCGTGTTCATCCTGTGGATCGCGCGCCGGCTGCGGTCGGTCGGCTGGGCCATCGGCCTCGGCCTGGTGCTCGGCGGCGCGACGGGCAACCTGGTGGACCGCATCTTCCGCGCGCCCGGCCCGCTGCGCGGCGGCGTGGTCGACTTCATCTCGGTGCTCGACCCGTGGGGCAACTTCTTCCCGGTGTTCAACCTGGCCGACTCGGCCATCTGCGTGGGCGGCGGCGTGATCGTGCTGATGGCGCTGCTCCAGCGGGACTACGACGGCACCCGCGTGGAGAAGAAGCCCAGCGGGAAGAAGGCGGGCGCATGAGCGGTTATCGAACCCTCCCGGTCCCGGACGGCCTGGACGGGATGCGGGTCGACGCGGGCCTGGCCAAGCTCCTCGGCCTGTCCCGCACGGTGGTCGCCGCGCTGACCGAGTCGGGTGACGTCGTGCTCGACGGGCAGCCCGCGGGCAAGTCGGACCGGCTGGTCGCGGGCGCCGTGCTGGAGGTCACCCTCCCCGAGCCCGAGCGCCCGGTCCAGGTGCAGGCCGTGCCCGTGGAGGGCCTGGTGGTCCTGCACGAGGACGACGACATCATCGTGGTGGACAAGCCGGTCGGCGTGGCCGTGCACCCCAGCCCCGGCTGGACCGGTCCGACCGTGGTCGGCGGCCTCGCGGCGGCGGGCATCCGGATCGCCACGTCGGGCGCGGCCGAGCGCCAGGGCGTCGTGCACCGGCTGGACGTCGGCACCACCGGCGTGATGGTGGTGGCCAAGAGCGAGGGCGCCTACTCGGCGTTGAAGCACGCGTTCAAGGAGCGCACGGTCGACAAGCTCTACCACGCGCTCGTGCAGGGCCACCCGGACCCGATCAAGGGCACCATCGACGCCCCGATCGACCGGCACCCCAAGCACGACTACAAGTTCGCCGTGATGGCCAACGGCAAGCCGAGCATCACGCACTACGAGGTGGTGGAGGCGTTCCGGGCCGCGTCGCTGCTCGACGTGCACCTGGAGACCGGCCGCACCCACCAGATCCGGGTGCACTTCTCCGCGCTGCGGCACCCGTGCGTCGGCGACCTGACCTACGGCGCCGACCCGGTGCTGGCCAAGCGCCTCGGCGTGACCCGGCAGTGGCTGCACGCCCGGACGCTGGGCTTCCACCACCCGGCCGACGGCCAGTGGGTGTCGTTCACCAGCGAGTACCCCGCCGACCTGGCGGACGCCCTGGAGTCGTTGCGCGCAGAGGGTTACTGACCGCCCGAGGCGCAAGACTTTCGCCTCGGGCGTGATGTGGGCCATATCCCTTTCCCCGGTCCGTCCGGCTTGCGAAGCTCTGTCGGACGAGCCTGGGGGATGGCGACATGGACAACAGGTCCCGACTGGTGGCGCTCCTCGGCGCCCTGTGCCTGCTCGGACCGCTCTCGATCGACACGTACCTGCCCGCGTTCCCCGGCATCGCCCGGGACTTCGGCTCGACCGAGTCGCAGATCCAGCTGTCGCTGACCACGTTCATCATCGGCCTGTCGGTCGGCCAGCTGCTGGTCGGCCCGCTGTCCGACTCGTGGGGCAGGCGCCGGCCGCTGCTGGTCGGCATCGGCTGCTACGTCGTGATGTCGGTCTTCTGCGCGGTCGCGCCCAGCGCGTTGGCGCTCTCCGGGCTGCGGCTGCTGCAGGGGATCGGCGTGGCGGCCGGGTTCGTGGTGGCGATGGCGGTGGCGCGCGACCGGTTCGAGGGCCTGGCGATGGCGCGGTTCATGTCGATGATGATGCTGGTCAACAGCCTGGGCCCGGTGGTGGCGCCGGTGCTGGGCGGCCAGCTGCTGCGGTTCACCAGCTGGCGCGGCACGTTCGTCGTGCTCGCCGTGATCGGGCTGGTCCTGCTGGTGACCCTGGCCGTCGGCCTGCCGGAGACGCTGCCGCGCGACAAGCGGCGGCCGGCGAACCTGCTGCTCACGCTGAAGGTGTTCGGCGGGTTGCTGGCCGACCGCAAGTTCCTCGGCTACGCCCTGGCGTCGGCGCTGGCCCTCGGCTCGCTGTTCGGCTACGTCGCCGGGGCGTCGTTCGTGCTGCAGGGGGTGTACGGGCTGACGCCGCAGCAGTTCAGCCTGGTGTTCGGGGCGAACTCGGTGGCGATCGTGCTGGCCGGCCTGCTCAACACCAGGCTGACCGGCCGGATCATGCCCCGGTCGCTGCTCAAGGCCGGGCTGGCGGGTGCGGCGGTCGGCGGGTTCGGGCTGCTGGCCGGCGGGCTGGTGGGTGGTGGGCTGGCGACGTTCCTGCCGCCGCTGTTCGTGCTCACGATGAGCGTCGGCCTGCTCATGCCGAACGCCGGCGCGCTGGCGATGGCCCGCCACCCGGAGGCGGCGGGCAGCGCGTCGGCCGTGCTGGGCGTGACGACGTTCCTGGTGGGCGGCCTGATGGCGCCGCTGGTCGGCGCGGGCGGGTCGGCGAGCGTGCTGCCGATGGTGACCGTGATGGCGGGCGCGACGACCCTGGCGGTGCTGCTGTTCGCCACGATGACCAGGGGCGACGTGGGGATCACCCGGGAAACCGAGTCCGCGCCTGCCTGAGCCCCGGCGGCCGTGATCCGGTAGGCCCGCGACCCCGGTCGGCTCCGGAGCGTGACGAGCGGGTGGAGGTTGTCGTCGGTGAGGTCGGCGTGGTCCGTGGACACCGACAGCCCGTGCCACCGCGCGTCCGACTCGGCGCGGGTCCGCTCCACCCGCCCGGCGAACCGGACCGCGTCGCTGCCCGGCAGCAGGCGGACCGGCGGCTCGTCCATCCCGGCCACCCGGAGCACGACGTCCGCGACCTTCGCCGGGTCGCTCGCCGCCCGGGCCATCAGCGTGGTCCGCAGCGCGTTCACCGCGCCGACCGTCTGCTCGTAGGCCGGCGAGACCGGGTGCACGGTCATGGACGAGCCCGCCCAGTCGGTCCGCATCCCGCCCGGCCCCAGCACGGTCACCCGGACGCCGTGCCGCTCGATCAGGTCGGCCGGCTGCTCGGGCCTGCGAGCGGTGGCGACCAGGGAGTGCCCGGCGGTCGGCATCGCGGGCGCGCCGCTCGACCCGGCGAACCTGCCGGAGTACGCGGGCCGGCTGTTCGACCGCTTCACCGACGACCCGGTCAAGGAGCGGCTGGCCAAGTGGCACCGCCTGGAGGGCGACGGCCGCGCGGCGGTCGAGGTCCGCGCTGTGGGGCTCGACGACCCCGGAGGTGGCCGGGCACGCCGCCGGCATCCCGCGCGAACGCCGCCGCCGGGTCGTGGTCGACGCGGTGGCCGCCGTCCTCGCGGACTGACGGCCGCTCAGTCGTCGATCGTCCAGACCAGCGTGTTGAGGTCGGTCTCCGGGCGCGAGCTCCAGCGCACCGAGAAGATCACCGTGTCCTCCGGCAGCACGTAGACGGTGTGCCCGCCGGCCGTCTCGCCCGGCTGCACGCCGATCTTGTGCGGCGGCCTGGACGACAGCGACACGGGCGCCTTGCCGACCGTCTCGCCCTTGTTGGTCATCAGCACCAGGTACATGTCGGGCAGGGCGTTGAACGGCACCTGACCGGTGTTCGCCAGCTCCGTGTGCACCACCACGGCCCGCTCGCCGGGCGCCAGCTTGTAGCCGGCCGCGGTGAACAGGAAGTCCGCCGGGTCGACCACCTCGACCAGCTGGATGGTGAACCGGGCGCCCTCCAGGCCCTCGGTCTCCAGCGTGCTGCCGATCTTGCCGGTGCGCGAGCGCGGCGCGGGCGCCTGGTCGCCGCGCGCCCAGCCGGACGTGCCGGGCACGCCCCAGGTGCTCATCGGCTCCGGCACGCGCGCCGGACCGGACGACACCGGCTGCTGCGCCGGGAACGGCGTGCTGGGCGGGCCCTGCGGGACGGGGTGGCCGGGGTAGGAGCCGGACGGCGTGCCCTGCACCGTGCCCGGGGCGGGCGGGTACGGGCCGCTCGGCGTGCCGCGGACGGCCTGGCCGCCGGGGCCCGAGTAGTTGCCCCACGCCACGCTGTTGGCCAGCGCCTTGCGGATGCCGTTCGGGTCGCACTCCACGCCGACGAGCAGCGGCAACCCGCTGCCGGACAACGTGATCAACCGGGTGGCGGCCTCCCGCGGGTCCATGCCCAGGCGCGCGGCCACCTCGTGCACGGCGGCGCGGCCCATCTCGGCGATCATGGCCAGGAGACGGGCGTCGACGGGGTCCGGCGCTACCACACCTTGAACGCTACCCGTGAAGGCGGATCTGCGCGCCATCGGCCTGCCGACTGGATCGGGCTGACACGACCGGACTAGTGTGCGTCGGGCGGCTTTGCTGGGCTTCGCCATCTGCTTGGTGTGCGTGGTATACAAGGGGGTTTTGGCGTGGCTGACTCGTTTGTGCACCTCCACGTGCACACCGAGTACTCGATGCTCGACGGCGCGGCCAAGTTGAAGGACATGTTCGCCGAGTGCGAGCGGATGGGCATGCCCGCCGCCGCGATCACCGACCACGGCAACATGTACGGCGCCTACGACTTCTACAAGCAGGCGACCGCCGCGGGCGTCAAGCCGGTGATCGGCATCGAGGCGTACCTGGCCCCCGAGTCGCGCTTCAACAAGAAGCGCGTGCTGTGGGGCGACCCGGGCCAGAA
This genomic window from Saccharothrix sp. HUAS TT1 contains:
- a CDS encoding potassium/proton antiporter produces the protein MGDVTGYLGIAAAVLLLSVLAVRVSIRLGLPSLLLYLGIGLLLGEAVLGIQFEDAGLTRSLGTVALVLILTEGGLTTRWSAVRPALGLGIALSTVAVGVSIAVTGLALHLLLDMDWRTALLWGAVLSSTDAAAVFSVLRGVGVGKRLIGALELESGINDAPVYIAVVLLAAPDPITWTAPLLMGYELVAGAIVGVVLGWVGGIALRRAALPATGLYPLATVAVCLLAYTVGDLAHASGFLAVYIAALVLGNARLPHRADTLSFAEGLGWIAQIGLFVLLGLYASPGRLLDVLVPALVAGAVLVLFARPLSVLCASLPFRVPWREQVFISWSGLRGAVPIVFALIPLIQQVPGAQRLVDAVFVLVVVLTLVQGTSLPWLAKWLGLVKSGEAHEVQVDSSALDDLGAELLQVRIQPGSKLHGVYLSELRLPPGSSVSLVVREEKGFTPQPTTRLQEHDQLLVVCTEAMRTATEQRIRAVDRAGRFARWKGDVGLP
- a CDS encoding aminotransferase class V-fold PLP-dependent enzyme translates to MTIAVPRPAFVARPEKPALPRVVGSSLRVPLVTGERVEYANLDHAASAPCLEQVRDAVDEVLPWYASVHRGAGFASQVSTKVYEQARTSVRRFLNARATDAVVFARNTTDALNLLARSLPKRTAVILFDTDHHAALLPWRGPDVRRLRTPGSPAQAVLELDRALREAPVGPRLVVVTGASNVTGEVWPVAELSRVARRHGARIALDAAQLAPHRPVDVRALDVDYTVLSGHKVYAPFGAGVLVGRSDWLQAAEPYLVGGGATARVTDHGDRLGVAWSAVPERHEAGTPNVVGVHALAVACDVLGRHWEQTTEHERVLLARLRAGLATVPGARELALFGPDQDRVGVVSFTVGGQDAGYLAAALSAEHGIGVRDGAFCAHVAVHRLAHGERALRASIGLGTTEEHVDRFVAALRTLVTEGSRWEYEVREGRWTPVDDERALPPFLR
- the lspA gene encoding signal peptidase II; its protein translation is MSTDPNTEPDTPDQPDAPLPKRRVLLLAVIAPLVLALDLVTKIIAVEELEGREPVELLGGLLYLPLIRNTGAAFGLAEGWTVILALIAFGVVVFILWIARRLRSVGWAIGLGLVLGGATGNLVDRIFRAPGPLRGGVVDFISVLDPWGNFFPVFNLADSAICVGGGVIVLMALLQRDYDGTRVEKKPSGKKAGA
- a CDS encoding RluA family pseudouridine synthase; the encoded protein is MSGYRTLPVPDGLDGMRVDAGLAKLLGLSRTVVAALTESGDVVLDGQPAGKSDRLVAGAVLEVTLPEPERPVQVQAVPVEGLVVLHEDDDIIVVDKPVGVAVHPSPGWTGPTVVGGLAAAGIRIATSGAAERQGVVHRLDVGTTGVMVVAKSEGAYSALKHAFKERTVDKLYHALVQGHPDPIKGTIDAPIDRHPKHDYKFAVMANGKPSITHYEVVEAFRAASLLDVHLETGRTHQIRVHFSALRHPCVGDLTYGADPVLAKRLGVTRQWLHARTLGFHHPADGQWVSFTSEYPADLADALESLRAEGY
- a CDS encoding multidrug effflux MFS transporter translates to MDNRSRLVALLGALCLLGPLSIDTYLPAFPGIARDFGSTESQIQLSLTTFIIGLSVGQLLVGPLSDSWGRRRPLLVGIGCYVVMSVFCAVAPSALALSGLRLLQGIGVAAGFVVAMAVARDRFEGLAMARFMSMMMLVNSLGPVVAPVLGGQLLRFTSWRGTFVVLAVIGLVLLVTLAVGLPETLPRDKRRPANLLLTLKVFGGLLADRKFLGYALASALALGSLFGYVAGASFVLQGVYGLTPQQFSLVFGANSVAIVLAGLLNTRLTGRIMPRSLLKAGLAGAAVGGFGLLAGGLVGGGLATFLPPLFVLTMSVGLLMPNAGALAMARHPEAAGSASAVLGVTTFLVGGLMAPLVGAGGSASVLPMVTVMAGATTLAVLLFATMTRGDVGITRETESAPA
- a CDS encoding AsnC family protein — translated: MVAPDPVDARLLAMIAEMGRAAVHEVAARLGMDPREAATRLITLSGSGLPLLVGVECDPNGIRKALANSVAWGNYSGPGGQAVRGTPSGPYPPAPGTVQGTPSGSYPGHPVPQGPPSTPFPAQQPVSSGPARVPEPMSTWGVPGTSGWARGDQAPAPRSRTGKIGSTLETEGLEGARFTIQLVEVVDPADFLFTAAGYKLAPGERAVVVHTELANTGQVPFNALPDMYLVLMTNKGETVGKAPVSLSSRPPHKIGVQPGETAGGHTVYVLPEDTVIFSVRWSSRPETDLNTLVWTIDD